The sequence CGGACAGGGCGTCGCGCACGATGGCCTCGGTGGCAAAGCCGAGGCTGACGATGATGCGGCCGAGCTGTTCGCCGCGCTTCTTCTGCTCGGTGAGCGCGATGCGCAACTGATCGGGGCTGAGCACGCCCTTCTCGATCAGGATGTCGCCGATGCGGCGCGGCGGCTTCTGCGGTACGGCACTCACGATCCCGCCCCCCCCGAGAGCTGTGCGATGCGCCGCTCCAGCGCCTGGAGATCGAAGGCCACGGTCCGGCCCATCGCCAGTTCCCGCGCCTGGCGGTAGAAACCGAGCGCTGCCTGCGGCTTGCCCAGGCGATCCAGCGCCACGGCCAGGTTGAAGGCATGCTCCGGCCGTTCCGGCGCCAGCCGGTGGGCCTCGAAATAGGCGCGCTGCGCCTCCGCCCAGCGTCCGGCCTGCGCGTGCAGGCTGCCAAGGGCGAAATGCAGGCGGGCATCGTCCGGATGGCGCTGCAGCTGCACCCGCAGGCGGCCGATGTCGCGCTGTTCCCCGCCCTCGAGCAGCGCCAGCGCGGCCAGCGCCGCGGTATCGCTGGGATCACGCCGCAGCACCTCGCGGTAGTGCGTGCGCGCAGTTGCCGCGTCGCCCTGGCGCAGGGCAACGGCACCCAGGCCCATGTGCGCGTCGCGATTTCCGGGTTCGCGGCGCAGGACCTGCCGGTAGCGTTCGCTGGCCGAGTCCAGGTCGCCGCGGCCGAAGGCCGCGAAGGCCGCCGCCAGATCGGCATCGACCGGACGCGGGCGCACCACGCGCCGGATGCGAATGCCGGCCGCAGTCGTGGCCGGCGGTGGCGTGTTCGCCGAGGGATTTGGCGTGGTCATGGCCGCTGCCGCGGGCGGCTCGGCGTCGGGCGCCGCGACAGGCGCCGGGGACGGAGATTCACCCTTGGCCGTCGGGCCCGACACCGGTCGTAGCCGGGTGGGGCCGCTCAGCATCGTGGCCGCCGGTTCCGGTCGCGCGTCGGCGACCCCGCTTTCCGGATCGGTTTCGGGCCCGATGGCAACGGGTTCTGCTGCCCCTGGCACGAACTCGTCGCCGGCGCCGCTCATCTGCAGGTAGCCGTATCCGGCCAGCAGCAGCAGGATCACCGCCGCCAGCCCGCCGAGCATGAACTTCATCCGCCGTTGCGCAGCGGCCTTGCGGGCCCGGGTCAGGGCCACCAGCCGTTCCGCCTGCACCCGCTCCGGTTGTGCCTCGACGGACAGTTCCGCCGCTGCCTGCGGCGGGGGGGCAACGGACGCCTGCTCGGGCCCAGGGCCGGGTGCCCGCGGCGCCGGTTCCGGCGACACGGCAGCGGGTGCCGCTTCTGTTGCTGCTTGCGCTTGCGCTTGCGCTTCCGGTTCCGGTTCCAGCTCCGGTTCGGCGACCGTCACAGGCTGATCCTCGTCGGCGTGGGCTTGCGGCGCCGGCTCCGGCGGCTCGGCCTCCGCTTCGTCCAGGGCTTCGAAGTCGGCCCCGGTCGCGGCCTCCGGCGGTGTGTCCAGCGGAGCCAGCGACAGGTCGGCGCCCTGTTCCTGTTCCGATGCCGCCGGTTCCGCGGCTGCGCACGACCCTGTTTCGGGCAAGCCCTGCGGAGCCCGCGTCCTTCCGGCATCCGCTGCCGCGGCCTCCCTGTCGTTACCCTTTGCCCGGCCCCTCTCGGCCTGGCGCAGGGCGTCCATGAGCAGGCTCATGACCCGTCACCTCCGAACCGCGGGGGCGGGGTCAGGCGTTCCGGATCGCCGCTGAAGGGCTGCGCCGCGGGCAGGTAGTCGCGGAAGTCGGCAAGCTCCTGGTTCAGGCTTGCGTCGCGGATCACCCGCGGGCGCAGGAAGATCACCAGTTCGGTGCGACTGACACGGTTTTCGCGCATGCTGAACAGCTCACCCACGCCCGGCAGCTCCGACAGCCCCGGCGTGCCCCACTTGCCGAGATCGACGCTGTCCTGGATCAGGCCACCCAGCACCGCCGTCTGCCCGGACTGCACGCGCAGGATGGAGTCCATCTCCCGCACCTGGATCTGCGGCACCCGGCTTTCGATCTCGAACGGCGCCAGCGAGGGATTGGGATCATTGACGAAGCCGGTCACGCGCGAGATGGTGGGCCGCACGTTGAGGATCACCGTCTCGGTCTCGCTGATCTGCGGCGTCACGCTCATCACGAATCCGACCGGTACCGTATGTACGGTGGAGGTGAAGGTCGTGGTCGCGAAGCCCTGGCCGCTGGTGGTATCGGCCTCGACGGTGAAATAGACCAGATTGTCCACCACCTTGAGCAGCGCGGTCTGGTTGTTGATGGCCATGATCTTGGGGCTGGACAGCACCTTGACGTCGCCGAAGCGCCGCAGCATGCCCAGGGTGGCGCTGACGTCACCGCGGCGGGTGGTCGGATCCGCATAGGTCAGCAGGGTGAAGGGTTCCTGGCTGAATGTGGTCCCGATCAGGGACTGGTCGATACCCCAGCCGGCATTGTTGGCAATCACGTTCCAGTCCACGCCCAGCTGGTAGTCGTCGTTCAGCCGGACCTCGACCACGGTGGCCTCGATCAAAACCTGGCGCTGGGCGCTGTTGAGCAGGGTATCCAGATAGGCCTGTATCTCCCGGTGCTGGCGGCTGGTGGCGCGCACCGTCAACAGCCCCGCCTCCGGCGAGGCGAACACCTGGCGCAGGGCGCCTTCCTCGCCGTCGCTGCTGTCCGTGCCGGCGACGGGGACATCGGGCGACCCGTCCCCGGCCTCCGCGGGCGTTGCCGCCTGCGCCGTCGCAGCCTCCGATGCCGCAACCTCACCTGCGCCAAGGATGGCCTCGACATTGGCGACCAGGGTGTTCCAGAAGCGCTGGTTGGATGTGCTCACCACGGTGGTGGTGGAGTTGTTGTTGCCGGCTTCGCCACTGCTGTCGCCGACCGCCGAGGCCCCGGTGGTGGCGATCTGGGTGGCGACGCTGACCGTGCTCTGGTTGTCGCGCGCCATGTTGACGTAGTCGACGCGGTAGGTGTGCAGATAGGGCGCATCGGGCTCGACGATCAGGGTGTCGCCATGGCGGATGAAGCGCAGGTCCACCTGCCGCGCGATGCGATCGAGGATCTGCGGCAGGGTCTGGTCGACGGCGTTGAGAGTGACCCGCCCGCTGACCTCCGGATGCACATCGACGTTGACCTTGGCATCGCGGGCCAGCGCAAACAGCAGCTCGCGTACCTCGGCATCGGTGACCACCACCGTGTACAGGGCCTCGGGCGCCCGCGGTTGCGGCGCCTCCAGTACCGGCATCTGATGCACTGGCTCGGGAATGTCGGCAGTTGCCAGGGCGCCGCCATCGACGTGACCGCGATCGGGGCGCTCGGGCGTGGGCGCGCAGGCACCAAGACCAAGAGGCAGCAACAGGCAGACCGCGGTTCGCCGGATTCGCTGAAACAGGCTTCCGTTCATGATGCAGTTCCCGTGTCCGTTGCCAGGGCGTGGCGTTCGAATTCCCTGCGCACCGCTTCCAGCGAACGCAGGTAGGGATGGTTGCGGGCGAGCCGCTCGGGCAGGGCCGCCAGCGCGGCGCGCGCCTCGGCAACTGAATCGAAGCGACCCAGCAGCACTGACCAGCGCGGCTCGCCACTTACCCGGGTCGGCGCGATCAGCAGCCGCTCGCGCAGCGGTGCCATGTCCGTGGAGTCGAGCAGGCGTCGCAGCGGCGCGGGGTCGGCGCTGTCGGTGGTGAGTAGCTGGATGGCATAGCCGGAACCGTCACCCGCGGCCCTGCGGCTTTCCGCCAGCAGGCGTTGCAGGGGATCCTCTGCGGAAACCGGCGTGGCAGACGCGGGCGTACCGGCGGCCGGCGCAATGGCCGCAAGCTCGCTGACGCTGGGCAACGCCGGCGCGGAGAAGTCAGGAACGGGGCCGTGCAACGGCAACAGCAGCAGGGCCGCGAGCCCGGCTGCGAGCGCAGCCCCCCAGCCCCAGGCCGGGCGCGGCAGGCGGGCGAACAGGGCCTGCATGCCGGGACCGGGCAGTTCGCTGTCGGCGATGGCTCGGCGCAGGTGGCGCGCCGTGACCTGCCTGCGACCCTCGATGTAGGCGGCCAGCAATGCCTTGTCGGCTAGGATATGGATGCGCCGCACCAGGCCGCGGGAGGCCCGCGCCAGCAGTCGCAACGCCCCAGGGGTGAAGGGATCGGCACCGCGATAGCCGGCGGCGCGCAAGCGGAACTGCACATAATCGCCGATCTCTGCCGGCGACAGGGGTTCGAGATGAAAACTCTGGGTGATGCGCTCGCGCAACTGGCGCAGCTCGTGGACGGCGAGCAGGTCGTCCAGTTCCGGCTGGCCGAACAGCACCAGCTGCAGCAGCTTGGCCTCCCGGGTCTCGAGATTGGACAGCAGCCGCACCGACTCCAGCGCCGCCCCGTCCATGGCCTGGGCCTCCTCGATGAAGACGACCACGGGACGACCCTCGGCGTGACGACGCAGCAGGTGGCCCTGCAGGGTCTGCAGCAATGCCAGCCGACCGCCCTCGGCCGGCAGCCCCAGCTCAAGCGCGATCGCGGCGAGCACCTCGTCGCTGCCCAGCGAGGGATTGGCGAGATAGACCACCTCGGCGCGCTCGGCGAGCCGTTCGGCCAGCATGCGGCAGAGCATGGTCTTGCCGCTGCCGACCTCGCCGGTGAGCTTGACCAGACCCTCGCCGCGCTCGATGGCGTAGACCAGCGCGTCCAGCAGCGCGCCACGGCGGGCGCCGGCGTAGAAGCAGCGGGTATCCGGCGTGATCCGGAATGGCGGGCGGCTAAGCCCGAAGTGCGTCTCGTACATGGCGGTCAGCCCTGATCAGAGGTACAGCCGCCACAAGCAAGCTTTGGACCAGTTACCGGAAGGGGCTCAAGTGCCCTTCGTATCCAGTTGATATCACATGGATTTGACAAAGGCAGGGCCGTTGCCCCAAGCGCCATTTTCTCCAGGCCGTCAATCGGTTGACGTGGATTTCGGGAGCTGCGCAAGCCTGCAGTTCGGCAGGCAGGCGTTCGGCCGGCGTCCCGGCCAGGCGCGGCTACGGCTCGAATCCGCTCATGGCCCGATGCCGATCAGTTCCAGCGCGTTGCCGTCCGGATCGCGGCAGAAGATCGCTGCACGCCCGGAACGGCTGCGGGTAAAGGCCACGCCGGCGGCCTCCAGCCGCGCCACCAGTGCCGGCAGATCATCCACCGCGAGGGCCACATGCCGGTCGCGTCCGCCGTGTTCGGGACGGCCGGAGACCGGATCGGGGTTGGGCAGTTCCAGGAGATGGATCTGGGCCTCACCCAGCGTCAGCCAGGCGCCGGGATAGCCGAGGTCGGGCCGGTCGGGCGCGACCTCGAGACCGATCAGATCGCGATAGAAACCCAGCGCGCGCCCGGTGTCCGCCACCAGCAGACTGACATGGTGCAATCGTACCTTCATGCCGGCCCTGCCTGCGGCAGACGCGCCGCCAGCCAGGCCGCGGTGACGATCATCAGCCCGCCCGCCCATTCGTTGGGCCGCACCGTCTCATCGGTAAGCAACGCCGCCGACAGGGCACCGGCCACCAGCTCGAACAACAGGATCACCGCCGAACGATGCACCGGCATGTGGGTCACGCCGTACTGCACCGAAACCGTCATCAGCACCATGCCGAACATCCCCAGTGCGACGGCGCCACCCCATGCCATGACCGGCGCGGCCGGTGGCGTCACCGAGCCCGTGAGCAGCAGCGCCACCCCAGCCACCGCCATCACCCCCAGCCAACTCGCCCAGGTCTTCCACCACAAGGCCACGCCGTGCAGGCGCCGCACCATGACATTGGTCAACGCAAACGCCATGCCGGAAGAGACCGCCAGCCAGTCCGCGCGGCCGCGCGGCCAGGGCAGGCCGATGTCCGGATCCCACAGCATTACCAGCGCGCCCGCGAAGGCCAGCACGAACACCCGGCGTGCGAGCACGGTCAGGCGCTCGCCGAGCAGCCAGTAGCCGAGCAGCAGCGTCCACAGCGGCGACAGGAAGAACAGCAGCATCACCCGCACGACATTGCCCTCGATCACGGCAAGTATATAGGCCACGTTGGTCCAGCCCGCGGCCAGACACATCCACAGTAAGTCCAGGCGCTGGCCGGCCAGTCGCGGCGGGCGCCGCAGCACGGGCAGCACCACCAGCGCCGCCGAGGCGTAGATCACCAGCGTGGCCCACAGGCCCGACAGCCCGGCGCCTTCCAGCAGTCGCAGCGGATACCACAGCAGACCCCACAGGGTGGCCGCCAGCAGCAGACTGGCGACCGCAAGCGGGCCGTTTTCGGGTTTGGCAGCGTTCACGTATAATCGCGCCCTTTCCGGATCAGGCTGCATGGTATCGGTTCGTCCCGCCGCTTGCAGCCGCAAATCGCCGCGCCGGCCGACCCCGCATGAATCCCGATCTCAAGCGATTGCAGCCCTACCCCTTCGAGCGCCTGGCCCAACTCAAGGCCGGGGTAACGCCGCCTGCGTCGCTGGCCCACATCAACCTGTCCATCGGCGAGCCGCAGCACGCGCCGCCACACCTGGCCGCCGAGGCCCTGATCGAGCATCTGCACCAGCTGGCCAACTACCCCGTAACGAGAGGCCGCCCGGAACTGCGCGCCGCGATTGCCGACTGGCTGACGCAACGCTTCGATCTGCCTGCCGGTGCGGTTGACCCCGAGCGCCATGTGCTGCCGGCCAACGGCACCCGCGAGGCCCTGTTCGCCGTCGCCCAGGCTCTGGTCGACCGCACTCGCGCGCCGCTGGTGGTCTGCCCCAATCCCTTCTACCAGATCTACGAGGGCGCCGCCTTCCTCGCCGGGGCCGAGCCCTGGTTCGTCGACACCACCGAGGCCAGCGGCTTCCTGCCCGACTTCGCGGAGGTTCCTGCGGAGATCTGGGAGCGCTGCCAGCTCGTCTACCTGTGTACGCCGGGCAACCCCACCGGCGCGGTGATGGGCACGGAGGCGCTGCAGGGGCTGATCGAACTCGCCGACCGTTTCGACTTCGTCATCGCCAGCGACGAGTGCTACTCCGAGCTCTACCCGGACGAGGACCGGCCGCCGCCGGGCCTGCTGGGCGCAGCCGCTGCCCTGGGCCGCGACGACTTCCGCCGCTGCCTGGTGTTCCACAGCCTGTCCAAGCGCTCCAACCTGCCCGGCCTGCGCTCGGGCTTCGTGGCCGGCGATGCCGAACTCATCGCCCGCTTCCACCGCTACCGAACCTATCACGGCTGCGCCATGCCGCCGCCGGCCCAGGCCGCCAGCATTGCCGCCTGGCGCGACGAGCCCCATGTGCGGGAGAACCGGGCGCGCTACCGCGAGAAGTTTGCCGCCGTGCTGGACATCCTCGGCGACGCGCTCGAGGTGCGGGCGCCGGATGCCGGCTTCTATCTCTGGCCCCGGACGCCCGTCGACGACACCGAGTTTGCCCGCCGCCTGTACGCCGAGGAACATGTCACCGTGCTGCCCGGACGTTTCCTGTCGCGCGAGACGGCTGCCGGCAATCCCGGCGCGGGCCGGGTGCGCATGGCACTGGTGCCCGATCTCGAAGACTGCATCGAGGCGGCGGAGCGCATCCGTCGCTTCCTCTCCCGACTCTGACGCATCCAGGAACCCACAGGAGCCCGACCATGAACGACATCCAGCCCATCATCGAGGAAGCCTTCGAGCGCCGTGCCGACATCAACCCGCGCAGCGTGGAACCCCTGGTCAAGGAGGCCGTGCTCGAGGCCATCGACCTGCTGGATTCCGGCAAGGCCCGGGTCGCCGAAAAGATCGATGGCGAATGGAAGGTCCACGACTGGCTGAAGAAGGCCGTGCTGCTGTCCTTCCGTATCGAGGACAACCAGTTCATGAAGGGCGGCTTCACCAACTACTACGACAAGGTGCCGTCCAAGTACGCCGACTACAACTCGCGCGACTTCCGCGAATCCGGCGTGCGCGTGGTACCACCCGCCGCGGCCCGCCGCGGCGCCTACATCGCACCGGGCGTGGTGCTCATGCCCTCCTACGTCAACATCGGCGCCTATGTCGACTCCGGCACCATGGTCGACACATGGGCCACGGTCGGCTCCTGTGCCCAGATCGGGAAGAACGTGCACCTCTCCGGCGGTGTCGGCATCGGCGGCGTGCTGGAGCCGCTGCAGGCCGCACCGACCATCATCGAGGACAACTGCTTCATCGGTGCCCGTTCCGAGATCGTCGAGGGTGTGATCGTTGAGGAGGGCTCGGTGATTTCCATGGGCGTGTACATCGGCCAGAGCACGCGCATCTACGACCGTGAAAAGGACGAGATCATCTACGGCCGCGTGCCTGCGGGATCGGTGGTGGTATCCGGCAACCTGCCCTCCAAGGACGGCAAGTACAGCCTCTATTGCGCGGTGATCGTGAAGAAGGTCGACGCCAGGACCCTGAGCAAGGTAGGCATCAACGAGCTGCTGCGGAACATCTGACCGACATAGCCTGCTCTCGGTCCCCTGGCAGCGCAGCCTCTGATGGGCACGCTGCGCTTTGCCCATCCTACCTCCAGGCCGTCGGCCGGGGAGACAGTTCTGTAGGATGGGCAAAGGCCCGGAGGGCCGTGCCCATCACATCCGCGGTGTAAAGCCGATGGGCACGTCGCTTTGTTTCTTTGCCCGTCCTGTCCCGCGCACCTCGCAGGATGGGCAAAGCGCAGCGTGCCCATCAACGGCCGCTCAGGAGTCCCCTTCCCGCCACACCGGCAATGCCCGTTCGCGCAGCGCTTCCGCACCCTCGGCGAGCAGACGCTGCAGCGCCCCGGGCGGCATGGGGCGGCTGAAGTAATAGCCCTGCGCCTCGTGGCAACCCTGCTCGTGCAGAAAGGCGACCTGTTCCGGGCCTTCCACGCCCTCCGCCATCACCCGCAGGCCGAGGGTATGCCCCAGGCCCACCACAGTGCGCGCAATGGCGGCCCCATCGGCCTTGTGCAGCTCGGCGACGAAGGACTTGTCGAGCTTGATCTTGTGCACCGGGAAGCGCGTCAGATAGGACAGCGAACTGTAGCCGGTGCCGAAGTCGTCGATCGAGATCTGCACGCCCAGCCGGCGCAGGTGCTCGAGCGTGGCAATGGTATTGCGCACGTCGTGCATGATCAGGCTCTCGGTGAGTTCGATCTCCAGCAGCGCGGGATCGACCGCGTGTTCCTCCAGCACAGCCGTGATGTCGTTGAGCAGGTTCTTGTGGCGGAACTGCGCGGCGCTGAGATTGATGGCCACCCGCAGCGGCGGCAGCCCGGCCTGCCCCCAGGCCGCGATCTGGCGGCAGGCCTCGGCCATTACCCACTCGCCGATGGGCATGATGAGACCGGCACTCTCCGCCACCGGGATGAACTCCTCCGGGCCGATCTCGCCGCGTTCCGGGTGATGCCAGCGCAGCAGTGCTTCGACCCCGACTACGCGTCCGTCCTGCAGACTGACCTGCGGCTGGTAACAGAGCCGGAACTGGTCGCGCGACAGCGCCGTGCGCAGCTCGCGCTCGATGACTGCGCGCCGCTGTACCACGCGGTTCAGGTCCGCGGCGTAGAACTGGTAGCGGTTGCGGCCCTCGCGCTTGGCCTTGTACATGGCCAGATCCGCGCTGCGCAGCAGCTCGTCGGCATCGTGATCCTCGTAGGGGTAGATGATGAGCCCGATACTCATGGACGGATGCAGCTCGTGGCCCTCGATGACCATGGGCGCGTTGATGCGCTGCAGAATGCGTTCGGCCAGGTCAGCGGCATCCCCCACCGTAGTGATGCCGGTCTGGATGACCCCGAACTCGTCGCCGCCGAAGCGCGCCACGGTGTCGCTGGCGCGGGTGCAGGCGGTGATGCGCGCGGCGATGCCCTTGAGCATCTGGTCGCCGACGGCATGGCCCAGTGTATCGTTGACATCCTTGAAGTTGTCCATGTCCAGGAACATGACGCTGAGCAGGGTGTCGCTGCGCCGCGCCTGCGCCATGGCCTGCAACAGGCGG is a genomic window of Thiohalobacter sp. containing:
- a CDS encoding tetratricopeptide repeat protein; the protein is MSLLMDALRQAERGRAKGNDREAAAADAGRTRAPQGLPETGSCAAAEPAASEQEQGADLSLAPLDTPPEAATGADFEALDEAEAEPPEPAPQAHADEDQPVTVAEPELEPEPEAQAQAQAATEAAPAAVSPEPAPRAPGPGPEQASVAPPPQAAAELSVEAQPERVQAERLVALTRARKAAAQRRMKFMLGGLAAVILLLLAGYGYLQMSGAGDEFVPGAAEPVAIGPETDPESGVADARPEPAATMLSGPTRLRPVSGPTAKGESPSPAPVAAPDAEPPAAAAMTTPNPSANTPPPATTAAGIRIRRVVRPRPVDADLAAAFAAFGRGDLDSASERYRQVLRREPGNRDAHMGLGAVALRQGDAATARTHYREVLRRDPSDTAALAALALLEGGEQRDIGRLRVQLQRHPDDARLHFALGSLHAQAGRWAEAQRAYFEAHRLAPERPEHAFNLAVALDRLGKPQAALGFYRQARELAMGRTVAFDLQALERRIAQLSGGAGS
- the mshL gene encoding pilus (MSHA type) biogenesis protein MshL, producing the protein MNGSLFQRIRRTAVCLLLPLGLGACAPTPERPDRGHVDGGALATADIPEPVHQMPVLEAPQPRAPEALYTVVVTDAEVRELLFALARDAKVNVDVHPEVSGRVTLNAVDQTLPQILDRIARQVDLRFIRHGDTLIVEPDAPYLHTYRVDYVNMARDNQSTVSVATQIATTGASAVGDSSGEAGNNNSTTTVVSTSNQRFWNTLVANVEAILGAGEVAASEAATAQAATPAEAGDGSPDVPVAGTDSSDGEEGALRQVFASPEAGLLTVRATSRQHREIQAYLDTLLNSAQRQVLIEATVVEVRLNDDYQLGVDWNVIANNAGWGIDQSLIGTTFSQEPFTLLTYADPTTRRGDVSATLGMLRRFGDVKVLSSPKIMAINNQTALLKVVDNLVYFTVEADTTSGQGFATTTFTSTVHTVPVGFVMSVTPQISETETVILNVRPTISRVTGFVNDPNPSLAPFEIESRVPQIQVREMDSILRVQSGQTAVLGGLIQDSVDLGKWGTPGLSELPGVGELFSMRENRVSRTELVIFLRPRVIRDASLNQELADFRDYLPAAQPFSGDPERLTPPPRFGGDGS
- a CDS encoding ExeA family protein: MYETHFGLSRPPFRITPDTRCFYAGARRGALLDALVYAIERGEGLVKLTGEVGSGKTMLCRMLAERLAERAEVVYLANPSLGSDEVLAAIALELGLPAEGGRLALLQTLQGHLLRRHAEGRPVVVFIEEAQAMDGAALESVRLLSNLETREAKLLQLVLFGQPELDDLLAVHELRQLRERITQSFHLEPLSPAEIGDYVQFRLRAAGYRGADPFTPGALRLLARASRGLVRRIHILADKALLAAYIEGRRQVTARHLRRAIADSELPGPGMQALFARLPRPAWGWGAALAAGLAALLLLPLHGPVPDFSAPALPSVSELAAIAPAAGTPASATPVSAEDPLQRLLAESRRAAGDGSGYAIQLLTTDSADPAPLRRLLDSTDMAPLRERLLIAPTRVSGEPRWSVLLGRFDSVAEARAALAALPERLARNHPYLRSLEAVRREFERHALATDTGTAS
- a CDS encoding VOC family protein: MKVRLHHVSLLVADTGRALGFYRDLIGLEVAPDRPDLGYPGAWLTLGEAQIHLLELPNPDPVSGRPEHGGRDRHVALAVDDLPALVARLEAAGVAFTRSRSGRAAIFCRDPDGNALELIGIGP
- a CDS encoding DMT family transporter: MNAAKPENGPLAVASLLLAATLWGLLWYPLRLLEGAGLSGLWATLVIYASAALVVLPVLRRPPRLAGQRLDLLWMCLAAGWTNVAYILAVIEGNVVRVMLLFFLSPLWTLLLGYWLLGERLTVLARRVFVLAFAGALVMLWDPDIGLPWPRGRADWLAVSSGMAFALTNVMVRRLHGVALWWKTWASWLGVMAVAGVALLLTGSVTPPAAPVMAWGGAVALGMFGMVLMTVSVQYGVTHMPVHRSAVILLFELVAGALSAALLTDETVRPNEWAGGLMIVTAAWLAARLPQAGPA
- the dapC gene encoding succinyldiaminopimelate transaminase, which produces MNPDLKRLQPYPFERLAQLKAGVTPPASLAHINLSIGEPQHAPPHLAAEALIEHLHQLANYPVTRGRPELRAAIADWLTQRFDLPAGAVDPERHVLPANGTREALFAVAQALVDRTRAPLVVCPNPFYQIYEGAAFLAGAEPWFVDTTEASGFLPDFAEVPAEIWERCQLVYLCTPGNPTGAVMGTEALQGLIELADRFDFVIASDECYSELYPDEDRPPPGLLGAAAALGRDDFRRCLVFHSLSKRSNLPGLRSGFVAGDAELIARFHRYRTYHGCAMPPPAQAASIAAWRDEPHVRENRARYREKFAAVLDILGDALEVRAPDAGFYLWPRTPVDDTEFARRLYAEEHVTVLPGRFLSRETAAGNPGAGRVRMALVPDLEDCIEAAERIRRFLSRL
- the dapD gene encoding 2,3,4,5-tetrahydropyridine-2,6-dicarboxylate N-succinyltransferase, which produces MNDIQPIIEEAFERRADINPRSVEPLVKEAVLEAIDLLDSGKARVAEKIDGEWKVHDWLKKAVLLSFRIEDNQFMKGGFTNYYDKVPSKYADYNSRDFRESGVRVVPPAAARRGAYIAPGVVLMPSYVNIGAYVDSGTMVDTWATVGSCAQIGKNVHLSGGVGIGGVLEPLQAAPTIIEDNCFIGARSEIVEGVIVEEGSVISMGVYIGQSTRIYDREKDEIIYGRVPAGSVVVSGNLPSKDGKYSLYCAVIVKKVDARTLSKVGINELLRNI
- a CDS encoding putative bifunctional diguanylate cyclase/phosphodiesterase → MPIDPLAQGSGDAADWIHACLERSPAVLFRARCHPERGEFIAHWLSANAERLLGAADDLARPGGWIERVHPADRDRVRVAFEYLPLRRSLIAEYRMLGADGRYVWVRDERHLVALDEDDTLLVEGSWLDVSDRRQAQDRLHAREQLLRQLVETGSDAVCLVHTDGRVAEVNRAGLGLLETEDAAAIIDRPLFQRIAPGHRARAAVLARRVMAGEPVVMQLDMLSVKGRRRRIEARAAPLFDALGAVSSAVIVARDISGPAAAESRARFLAHYDPLTGLPNRGLFRDRLLQAMAQARRSDTLLSVMFLDMDNFKDVNDTLGHAVGDQMLKGIAARITACTRASDTVARFGGDEFGVIQTGITTVGDAADLAERILQRINAPMVIEGHELHPSMSIGLIIYPYEDHDADELLRSADLAMYKAKREGRNRYQFYAADLNRVVQRRAVIERELRTALSRDQFRLCYQPQVSLQDGRVVGVEALLRWHHPERGEIGPEEFIPVAESAGLIMPIGEWVMAEACRQIAAWGQAGLPPLRVAINLSAAQFRHKNLLNDITAVLEEHAVDPALLEIELTESLIMHDVRNTIATLEHLRRLGVQISIDDFGTGYSSLSYLTRFPVHKIKLDKSFVAELHKADGAAIARTVVGLGHTLGLRVMAEGVEGPEQVAFLHEQGCHEAQGYYFSRPMPPGALQRLLAEGAEALRERALPVWREGDS